One genomic window of Gallaecimonas sp. GXIMD4217 includes the following:
- the cdd gene encoding cytidine deaminase encodes MIDFKQLDGQRLQAALAGFPDALQSELGAWLDQPGFDATVAPDRFQYWQQQAGLDADALMLALLPLASCLALPGVSHFYVGAVLLGRSGRLYFGANLEFPALALAQTVHAEQSAITNAWLHGETGLDTLAVNYSPCGHCRQFMNELVAAQELRILLPGRGALTLADYLPDAFGPADLDIDSRLLADQARPLGTLSSDPLHLAATEAAGLSHAPYSGTLAGVALGLSDGALLCGRYAENAAFNPSLPPLQSALIAARLQRRDLGQASRLVLAEKASGLASQLATTKALAKVLGLPRVEHLTL; translated from the coding sequence ATGATCGACTTCAAGCAACTCGACGGCCAGCGCCTGCAAGCGGCCCTGGCCGGCTTCCCCGACGCCCTGCAAAGCGAACTTGGTGCCTGGCTGGACCAGCCCGGCTTCGACGCCACAGTCGCACCGGATCGCTTCCAATACTGGCAGCAGCAGGCCGGCCTGGACGCCGACGCCCTGATGCTGGCGCTGCTGCCCCTGGCCAGCTGCCTGGCCCTGCCCGGCGTTTCCCACTTCTATGTGGGCGCCGTGCTGCTGGGCCGCTCCGGCCGCCTCTATTTCGGCGCCAACCTGGAATTCCCGGCCCTGGCCCTGGCCCAGACGGTTCACGCCGAGCAGAGCGCCATCACCAACGCCTGGCTGCACGGGGAAACCGGCCTGGACACCCTGGCGGTGAACTACAGCCCCTGCGGCCACTGCCGCCAGTTCATGAACGAGCTGGTGGCGGCCCAGGAACTGCGCATCCTGCTGCCGGGCCGGGGCGCCCTGACCCTGGCCGATTACCTGCCGGACGCCTTCGGCCCGGCCGATCTGGACATCGACAGCCGGCTGCTGGCCGACCAGGCCAGGCCCCTGGGCACCCTGAGCAGTGATCCCCTGCACCTGGCCGCCACCGAGGCCGCCGGCCTCAGCCATGCCCCCTACTCCGGCACCCTGGCCGGGGTGGCCCTGGGCCTTAGTGACGGCGCCCTGCTCTGTGGCCGCTACGCCGAGAACGCCGCCTTCAACCCCTCGCTGCCGCCGCTGCAAAGCGCGCTGATCGCCGCCCGCCTGCAGAGAAGGGATCTGGGCCAGGCCAGCCGGCTGGTGCTGGCGGAGAAGGCCAGCGGCCTGGCCTCGCAGCTGGCGACCACAAAAGCCCTGGCCAAGGTGCTGGGGCTGCCCAGGGTCGAGCATCTGACCTTGTAG
- a CDS encoding Arc family DNA binding domain-containing protein, producing MAKKKAYPLRIDEQVLKALQGWADDELRSVNGQIEYVLRQALYQAGRLKPPEPRVIEEE from the coding sequence ATGGCAAAAAAGAAGGCCTATCCGCTGCGCATCGACGAGCAGGTGCTCAAGGCCCTGCAGGGCTGGGCCGACGACGAGCTGCGCTCGGTCAACGGCCAGATAGAATATGTGCTCAGGCAGGCCCTCTACCAGGCCGGGCGGCTCAAGCCGCCCGAGCCCAGGGTCATAGAGGAGGAATAG
- a CDS encoding SPFH domain-containing protein, translating into MITERRRAVPSGYLMLVVLPLLIILTVIGIVNLAPVALKILLVIALVVELVCLAGFFMVAPNEAKVLQLFGAYTGTVVAPGLRWANPLYSKQRVSLRIRNFESDQLKVNDEAGNPIEIAAVVVWRVVDTAEAVFEVDDFEGFVSIQSEAALRNLASIHPYDQYEDGKLSLRGHTPEISEELKGQIQDRLDKAGVEVIEARISHLAYAPEIASAMLRRQQAAAVVAARTQVVEGAVSMVEMALGKLSEKDIVELDEERRAAMVSNLLVVLCGETQAQPVVNAGSLY; encoded by the coding sequence ATGATCACGGAACGTCGTCGCGCCGTGCCCTCCGGTTACCTGATGCTGGTGGTGCTGCCGCTGCTGATCATCCTGACCGTTATCGGCATCGTAAACCTGGCCCCGGTGGCCCTGAAGATCCTGCTGGTCATTGCCCTGGTGGTGGAGCTGGTGTGCCTGGCCGGCTTCTTCATGGTGGCCCCCAACGAGGCCAAGGTGCTGCAGCTGTTCGGCGCCTACACCGGTACAGTGGTGGCGCCCGGCCTGCGCTGGGCCAACCCCCTGTACAGCAAGCAGCGGGTATCGCTCAGGATCCGCAACTTCGAGAGCGACCAGCTCAAGGTCAACGACGAGGCCGGCAATCCCATCGAGATCGCCGCCGTGGTGGTGTGGCGGGTGGTGGACACCGCCGAGGCGGTGTTCGAGGTGGACGACTTCGAGGGCTTCGTGTCCATCCAGTCCGAGGCGGCGCTGCGCAACCTGGCCTCCATCCATCCCTACGACCAGTACGAGGACGGCAAGCTGTCGCTGCGCGGCCATACTCCCGAGATCAGCGAGGAGCTCAAGGGCCAGATCCAGGATCGCCTGGACAAGGCCGGGGTCGAGGTCATAGAGGCGCGCATCAGCCACCTGGCCTATGCGCCGGAAATAGCCTCGGCCATGCTCAGGCGCCAGCAGGCCGCCGCCGTGGTGGCCGCCCGCACCCAGGTGGTGGAAGGCGCCGTGTCCATGGTGGAAATGGCCCTTGGCAAGCTGTCGGAAAAGGACATCGTCGAGCTGGACGAGGAACGCCGGGCGGCCATGGTCTCCAACCTGCTGGTGGTGCTCTGTGGTGAGACTCAGGCCCAGCCCGTGGTGAACGCCGGCAGCCTGTACTGA
- a CDS encoding STAS/SEC14 domain-containing protein yields the protein MITALPRSQGNALAFHLSDHISHDDYQRVLVPAIDKALVDHPHVLVMLIIDETFQGFSPRALWDDARLGLSHWNGFAGLALVGGPAWLNWALTLFAPLMHCPVRLFAPEATEEAWLWLNSLPAPGSSSRS from the coding sequence ATGATCACCGCCCTGCCCAGGAGCCAAGGCAACGCCCTGGCTTTCCACCTGAGCGACCATATCAGCCACGATGACTACCAGCGGGTGCTGGTGCCGGCCATCGACAAGGCCCTGGTCGACCATCCCCATGTGCTGGTGATGCTGATCATCGACGAGACCTTCCAGGGCTTCAGCCCCAGGGCGCTCTGGGACGACGCCCGGCTCGGCCTCAGCCACTGGAACGGCTTCGCCGGCCTGGCTCTGGTGGGCGGCCCGGCCTGGCTGAACTGGGCCCTGACCCTGTTCGCGCCCCTGATGCACTGCCCGGTGCGGTTGTTCGCCCCCGAGGCCACCGAAGAGGCCTGGCTCTGGCTCAATAGTCTGCCAGCGCCCGGGTCCAGCTCCCGCTCCTGA
- the tpiA gene encoding triose-phosphate isomerase, which produces MRRPLVMGNWKLHGTKASVEKLLIELMVTANEAHQVDVVVCPPVIFLGQAERLLRYSNIELGAQNIDFNRQGAFTGEVSPQMLEEFGVKYVIVGHSERRSLHRENDELVARKFEAVKDAGLIPVLCVGETASERHNDETQDVIRHQLDAVFKRCGKKAFDNAVIAYEPVWAIGSGQAATPLEAQQVHAFIRQHLAKQDSASSDAIRILYGGSVKASNARSLFMMDDIDGALVGGASLDAGEFSSIFHNAIADLA; this is translated from the coding sequence ATGCGACGTCCTCTGGTAATGGGTAACTGGAAGCTGCACGGCACCAAGGCCAGTGTGGAGAAGTTACTGATCGAACTCATGGTCACCGCCAACGAAGCTCATCAGGTCGATGTGGTGGTCTGCCCGCCGGTGATCTTCCTGGGCCAGGCCGAGCGCCTGCTGCGCTATTCCAACATCGAGCTGGGCGCCCAGAACATCGACTTCAACCGCCAGGGTGCCTTCACCGGCGAGGTGTCGCCGCAGATGCTGGAGGAGTTCGGCGTCAAGTACGTGATCGTCGGCCATTCCGAGCGCCGCAGCCTGCACCGGGAGAACGACGAGCTGGTGGCCCGCAAGTTCGAAGCGGTCAAGGATGCCGGCCTTATCCCCGTACTCTGTGTTGGCGAAACCGCCAGCGAGCGCCATAACGACGAAACCCAGGACGTGATCCGCCACCAGCTGGACGCGGTGTTCAAGCGCTGTGGCAAAAAGGCCTTCGACAACGCCGTCATCGCCTACGAGCCGGTCTGGGCCATCGGCTCCGGCCAGGCCGCCACCCCCCTGGAAGCCCAGCAGGTGCACGCCTTCATCCGCCAGCACCTGGCCAAGCAGGACTCGGCCAGCAGCGACGCCATCCGCATTCTCTACGGCGGCTCCGTCAAGGCCAGCAACGCCAGGTCCCTGTTCATGATGGACGACATAGACGGTGCCCTGGTGGGCGGCGCCTCCCTGGATGCCGGCGAGTTCAGCAGCATCTTCCACAACGCCATCGCCGATCTGGCCTGA
- a CDS encoding winged helix-turn-helix domain-containing protein, with product MENISTLTSDNQARAFILGEWLVRPDLNLLIQGDQEVALEPRAMVLLEALARQAGEAVSREALLDEAWPDIIVSDNALNQFIVKLRRALGDDAKNPSYIVTVPKKGYRLIAKVEEARLNAVHIPSALKSEPTAKPRRRLLWLYSLGVLVLMLPLLLRLFTELAWNQGFEQRIPLTSLPGTEEEARFRPGDNAIVFVNHNDRTSGLYYQKMPDQGAKSLREPQVLLESPHHLFRSPDWSPDGSRLIYISQTRDQCEIHMARFQESPPALTEARKVADCRLENPHTMVRFGEDENTILYNHRDSQAQPYRIYRKRLSTGRRLQLTNPVEPGAGDIYFVLSEDHLQLAVLRARQWPAQELHFLNPKHGDNLPNSYIIHISGGLHRYGFSWAEDLRHYYMMDVPGKLERVDSNLLSQTLVEDEPVHSPLYDSGQDQLLVVQGDLDRDIYRMDNPLLFPDAKPQGLLVSDADDHSPSFGQDGEIYFASRRSGKSQYWRLSHGIQLQLTDLDEEIRLSQLQLGGEQLTAGTEEGIVLLGAADNLWDLEPILTDYKPVNARLSTDGQYLYFASEHSGDWQLWRRHSASGELEQITASGGFCGQTDAKGRYLYFTRFHLPGLWRHDLETGTEQQVEANIAWQRCDAWQLTEGGVYYLTEDTGQEIQRFDLHAKRIDRVLRLPNGYSAQFSVSPDEKSLLFTKPKAFQSDLVLFRR from the coding sequence GTGGAAAACATCTCGACGCTGACATCGGATAACCAGGCCAGGGCCTTCATACTGGGTGAATGGCTGGTGAGGCCGGACCTGAACCTGCTGATCCAGGGCGACCAGGAGGTCGCCCTGGAGCCCCGCGCCATGGTGTTGCTGGAGGCCCTGGCCCGCCAGGCCGGCGAGGCGGTGAGCCGGGAGGCACTGCTGGATGAAGCCTGGCCCGACATCATCGTCTCCGACAACGCGTTGAACCAGTTCATCGTCAAGCTCAGGCGTGCCCTGGGCGACGACGCCAAGAACCCTTCCTATATCGTCACCGTACCCAAGAAAGGTTACAGGTTGATTGCCAAGGTCGAGGAAGCCCGGCTCAATGCCGTGCATATCCCTTCGGCCCTGAAAAGCGAGCCCACCGCCAAGCCCAGGCGCAGGCTGCTGTGGCTGTACAGCCTGGGCGTGCTGGTACTGATGCTGCCGCTGTTGCTGCGCCTGTTCACCGAGCTGGCCTGGAACCAGGGCTTCGAGCAGCGCATTCCCCTGACCTCCCTGCCGGGCACCGAAGAAGAGGCCCGCTTCAGGCCCGGCGACAATGCCATCGTCTTCGTCAACCACAACGACCGGACCAGCGGCCTCTATTACCAGAAGATGCCGGATCAGGGTGCCAAGTCTCTGCGCGAGCCCCAGGTACTGCTGGAGTCCCCCCATCACCTGTTCCGCTCCCCGGACTGGTCACCGGACGGCAGCCGCCTCATCTACATCAGCCAGACCCGGGACCAGTGCGAGATCCACATGGCCCGCTTCCAGGAAAGCCCGCCGGCCCTGACCGAGGCCCGCAAGGTCGCCGACTGCCGCCTGGAAAACCCCCATACCATGGTGCGCTTCGGCGAAGACGAGAACACCATCCTCTACAACCACAGGGACAGCCAGGCCCAGCCCTACCGGATCTACCGCAAGCGCCTGTCCACGGGCCGCCGGCTGCAACTGACCAACCCGGTGGAGCCCGGTGCCGGCGATATCTATTTCGTGCTGTCGGAGGATCACCTTCAGCTGGCGGTGCTGCGCGCCCGGCAATGGCCGGCCCAGGAGCTGCACTTCCTCAACCCCAAGCATGGCGACAATCTGCCCAACAGCTACATCATCCATATATCCGGTGGCCTGCACCGCTATGGCTTCTCCTGGGCCGAGGATCTTCGCCACTATTACATGATGGATGTCCCCGGCAAGCTGGAGCGGGTCGACAGCAACCTGCTGTCCCAGACCCTGGTCGAGGACGAGCCCGTCCACAGCCCGCTTTACGACAGCGGCCAGGATCAACTGCTGGTGGTCCAGGGCGATCTGGACAGGGACATCTACCGCATGGACAACCCCCTGCTGTTCCCGGACGCCAAGCCCCAGGGCCTGCTGGTCTCGGATGCCGACGACCACTCCCCCAGCTTCGGCCAGGACGGCGAGATCTATTTCGCCTCCAGGCGCAGCGGCAAGAGCCAGTACTGGCGGCTCAGCCACGGTATCCAGCTGCAGCTGACCGACCTGGACGAGGAGATCCGCCTCAGCCAGCTGCAACTGGGCGGTGAACAGCTCACCGCCGGCACCGAGGAGGGTATCGTCCTGCTCGGCGCCGCCGACAACCTCTGGGATCTGGAGCCGATCCTCACGGACTACAAACCCGTCAATGCCAGGCTGAGCACCGACGGCCAATACCTCTATTTTGCCTCCGAACACAGCGGCGACTGGCAGCTCTGGCGCCGCCACAGCGCCAGCGGCGAGCTGGAGCAGATCACCGCCAGCGGTGGCTTCTGCGGCCAGACCGACGCCAAGGGCCGCTACCTCTACTTCACCCGCTTCCACCTGCCCGGCCTGTGGCGCCACGACCTCGAGACAGGTACCGAGCAGCAGGTGGAGGCCAACATCGCCTGGCAGCGCTGCGATGCCTGGCAGCTCACCGAGGGCGGCGTCTATTACCTGACCGAGGACACCGGCCAGGAGATCCAGCGTTTCGACCTCCACGCCAAGCGCATCGACCGGGTGCTGCGCCTGCCCAACGGCTACAGCGCGCAATTTTCGGTCAGCCCGGACGAAAAAAGCCTGCTTTTTACCAAGCCAAAGGCGTTCCAATCGGATCTGGTGTTATTCAGACGTTAA
- a CDS encoding OmpA family protein — translation MNKVSAFRFSVVAALVTLSLNAQADVTKEDLAGRVYVGGHVNMMDLDSDRMAKSHEMAQDFKTFAPGVELGYRISNDWEVRGYYDYVQADLKNHSSSAYGESFGADVIYNFTNNFYGLVGINRTNVEQMHDSFARLGAGYRTFFNDNLAFRAEVAAQQDDSDFTDYVAGIGLQYFFGGKPAPAPVKAPEPKPEPVVMDSDNDGVPDDKDACPGTPAQYQVDARGCTKYDTETVTEKLLVNFDNNSALVKPQYFGEIQRIAKFMKAFPKLDVVIEGHTSAPGKASYNLTLSERRAQAVGEVLASEFGIDRARIKTVGYGETRPVMAGSSKEANAANRRIEAKLSATRKVEVTK, via the coding sequence ATGAACAAAGTTAGCGCTTTTCGTTTTTCTGTGGTTGCCGCCCTGGTGACCCTGTCCCTGAATGCTCAAGCCGATGTCACCAAAGAAGATTTGGCCGGTCGCGTCTATGTCGGTGGTCACGTCAACATGATGGATCTGGACAGCGATCGCATGGCCAAATCCCACGAGATGGCTCAGGATTTCAAAACCTTTGCCCCCGGTGTTGAACTGGGTTATCGCATCAGCAATGACTGGGAAGTTCGCGGCTATTACGATTATGTTCAGGCCGATCTGAAAAACCACTCCAGCAGTGCCTATGGTGAAAGTTTCGGTGCCGATGTCATTTATAACTTCACCAACAATTTCTACGGCCTGGTCGGTATCAACCGCACCAATGTCGAGCAGATGCACGACAGCTTCGCCCGCCTGGGTGCCGGTTACCGTACCTTCTTCAACGACAACCTGGCCTTCCGTGCCGAAGTGGCCGCCCAGCAGGACGACAGCGACTTCACCGACTATGTCGCCGGCATCGGCCTGCAGTACTTCTTCGGTGGCAAGCCCGCCCCGGCGCCGGTGAAGGCCCCCGAGCCCAAGCCCGAGCCGGTGGTCATGGACTCCGACAACGACGGCGTACCGGACGACAAGGACGCCTGCCCCGGCACCCCGGCCCAGTACCAGGTGGATGCCCGTGGCTGCACCAAGTACGACACCGAGACCGTGACCGAGAAGCTGCTGGTCAACTTCGACAACAACTCGGCCCTGGTCAAGCCCCAATACTTCGGTGAAATACAGCGCATCGCCAAGTTCATGAAGGCCTTCCCGAAACTGGACGTGGTCATCGAAGGTCACACCTCCGCCCCCGGCAAGGCCAGCTACAACCTGACCCTGTCCGAGCGCCGCGCCCAGGCCGTGGGTGAAGTCCTGGCCAGCGAATTCGGCATCGACCGTGCCCGCATCAAGACCGTCGGCTACGGCGAGACCCGCCCAGTCATGGCCGGCAGCAGCAAGGAGGCCAATGCCGCCAACCGCCGCATCGAGGCCAAGCTGTCTGCGACCCGCAAGGTCGAAGTCACCAAGTAA